The genome window TGCCTCACGGTCCAAAATAGCACGGAGCAGGTCTGCAGTGTGGATTTGTCCCTTCATCAACACATCGCACTCGCCTTCGCGCACCATCTGCACCGCGCGTCGCGCCGCTGCCGTATCATCGGGCTCGTCCAGTACCATATCGGGGGTGATGGCGTATTCCAGGTCGTGGGCGATGGCATAGATGCGTTCCGCGTCTCCTATGAGAAGAGGCTGAGCGAGATTCGCGTTTTGCGCCAGACGCATCGCCTCCATGATCGACTGTTCGTGTGCGCAGGCCACAGCAACCCTGTTGCGCTTTAGCCTTGCCGCATCTTCCAGAATCTGGTCGAAGTTGATATAGCCCATAGGCTCCTCCTTGCTACTTAAGCCGCTCTATCTACAGTATAACATAGATGGATTGACTCTTCCACTGGGGCAGGAAGCAGGAAAGCTACCTCTTCCCCCCGCGAGTGCGATTTGGAGACGACTTTTTTGTCGCACGCTGGCGGCGAGAGGAGGCGCGTTGGTGCGCAGGACGGCGTGATTGGGTTGGACGATCAGGCAAAGGATACTTCACCCGGATCCATACGATCAGCACCACACACGCGGCGATAAACGCGATCGCCCACCACGTTGCCGGGGTCACACCAACGCCGCCTCCTTCACCGCCTTTCGACACGCCTCGATGCGCTTCGTCACCTCGTCCTCGCTCCAGTCAGGATGCAGGGAGAGGAACACTGTGCGCCTCAGAACATCCAGCGTGCGCGGGCACATGTCCGGTGTGTACTCGGCACGCAACCCCTGATTGCGCGGGTGGTTGAAGGGGTTCATGTCAGGATGGTGCAGGATACGCTTCTGCAGCAGAGGCTCCCAGTTCGAATAAACGTGCTTGCCGCTGTCGATAGGCAACCAGCCATCTGCCTGCTGGGCAAAGGCTCGCGCATCTGCCTCTGAGTCGAACTGGAAAGCCACTACGACCCCGCAGTCGCCCTCAGGGTCGTTATTCGGGGCAAGGCGCAACCCCGGTACGTCCGCCAGCTCCCCTTCGAACCGCTTACGGATTCGGCGCAGGTCACTCAGGATACCGTCCAGCCGCCGCAGCTGCACGCGCAATATCGCCCCCATCACTTCGTCCGCGCGCAGCTGGATGCCCACGAAAATGGGAATGCCCAGTTCTTTGGCGTAGGGGCGGAACGCTGCCCCTCCATCGTGAAACACGAGGGCGCGCTCGTACAGGGTGCGGTCGTTCGTGGTCAATGCCCCGCCTTCGCCACAGGAGATAATCTTGAAGTAGTTGAAGCTGAATGCGCCCGCGTCGCCCCAGCTGCCCAGCCGTTTGCCCCGGTAGCTGCCACCGTCCGCCTGGCAGCAATCTTCCAGCACCATCAAGCCGTGTTCGCGCGCAATGTCCAGCAACGCCTGAAGATTGGCAGGTCGCCCCACCATGTGAACCGGAATCATCGCCCGCGTGTTCGGCGTGATTTTACGGCGCACATCTTCAGGGTCCAGGGCAAGCGTCTCGTCCACCTCGGCGATAACCGGTATCGCCCCCACCGCCAGCACGCTGGTAGCGGTCGCCATCCAGGTGTAGCCGGGCACGATTACCTCGTCGCCCGGTCCGATGCCCATGCCTACCAGCCCGCAAATGAGCGCGGCGGTGCCTCCCCCTGCCATGCACAGCGCATACTCTGTGCCGATGGTCTGTGCCCACTCGCGCTCAAACTGGTCCACTTCGTGCAGGTGCCCTTCTACCCCTGCGCCCACACGGAATAGGTGCCCGCT of Armatimonadota bacterium contains these proteins:
- the kdnA gene encoding 8-amino-3,8-dideoxy-alpha-D-manno-octulosonate transaminase; protein product: MYRIGQEEVEEVRKVLLSGHLFRVGAGVEGHLHEVDQFEREWAQTIGTEYALCMAGGGTAALICGLVGMGIGPGDEVIVPGYTWMATATSVLAVGAIPVIAEVDETLALDPEDVRRKITPNTRAMIPVHMVGRPANLQALLDIAREHGLMVLEDCCQADGGSYRGKRLGSWGDAGAFSFNYFKIISCGEGGALTTNDRTLYERALVFHDGGAAFRPYAKELGIPIFVGIQLRADEVMGAILRVQLRRLDGILSDLRRIRKRFEGELADVPGLRLAPNNDPEGDCGVVVAFQFDSEADARAFAQQADGWLPIDSGKHVYSNWEPLLQKRILHHPDMNPFNHPRNQGLRAEYTPDMCPRTLDVLRRTVFLSLHPDWSEDEVTKRIEACRKAVKEAALV